In a single window of the Dreissena polymorpha isolate Duluth1 chromosome 3, UMN_Dpol_1.0, whole genome shotgun sequence genome:
- the LOC127874749 gene encoding UPF0692 protein C19orf54 homolog, protein MSSLSDEIDEDSVCTPPLFTPPPEAPIPPPPPFSRTAYTTTTNEKTGDLSNNAVLNADPVSEGQRAYIYACSAIPDSLENYMCVSYQQKVEPILQTGPQCGLVALAMAESVLHKEVTLDQLSAISQAQGFSKQGEMFSAKFMEQTARLSYGCKTSVLDIRDVAGKWEFLNCLARGDILLVPYDPDKNFVPVLKKGHKAHWAIVSGFFAAINDEQIMALFPKGSIKMDSEFSNLFHCDTPPLPSNSGRVLPAEPNVTPRALSANVPTRPQGAMVSNRTISARTLPVEPLKLHAKENTKLCHNVGNLAHKVNTAASSNMLCKNPLEAASYILVYAKQGKSKHTGIWNAKTLVESCCNLIEIDPERVANGDKYAFPEMGIEEELCGKVVVLHVKK, encoded by the exons ATGAGTTCACTGTCGGATGAGATAGATGAAGATTCTGTGTGCACACCTCCTCTGTTCACGCCACCCCCAGAAGCCCCAATTCCGCCACCACCGCCATTTTCGCGTACTGCCTATACAACAACGACAAATGAAAAAACAGGAGACTTGAGCAATAACGCTGTCCTCAATGCTGATCCTGTAAGCGAAGGGCAGAGGGCATACATATACGCATGTAGTGCTATACC AGACAGTTTAGAGAACTACATGTGTGTGTCTTACCAGCAGAAAGTAGAGCCCATTCTCCAGACTGGCCCTCA ATGTGGATTAGTTGCCCTAGCAATGGCAGAGTCGGTGCTACACAAGGAGGTTACACTTGACCAATTATCGGCAATCAGCCAGGCTCAGGGCTTTTCCAAACAGGGTGAAATGTTCTCTG CTAAATTCATGGAGCAGACTGCTAGGCTATCATACGGTTGCAAGACGTCTGTTCTTGATATTCGAGATGTCGCTGGTAAATGGGAGTTCCTCAACTGCCTAGCTCGTGGTGATATACTGCTTGTACCATATGACCCAGACAAAAACTTTGTGCCCGTCTTGAAAAAGGGACATAAAGCTCATTGGGCAATTGTCTCAG GGTTCTTTGCTGCAATTAACGACGAACAGATAATGGCACTGTTTCCAAAAGGCAGCATTAAAATGGACTCAGAATTCTCGAACTTGTTTCACTGTGACACACCCCCATTGCCTTCCAACAGCGGGCGAGTGCTTCCAGCAGAACCCAACGTTACGCCTCGGGCGCTGTCTGCTAATGTTCCGACACGACCGCAAGGTGCTATGGTCTCAAACCGAACCATTTCTGCCCGGACTTTGCCAGTAGAGCCCCTGAAGTTGCATGCGAAGGAGAATACAAAACTTTGTCACAATGTAGGTAACCTGGCTCACAAAGTGAACACTGCTGCTTCCTCAAACATGCTATGTAAAAATCCACTGGAAGCAGCGTCTTACATCTTGGTTTATGCCAAGCAGGGAAAGAGTAAACATACTGGCATATGGAATGCTAAGACCTTAGTTGAAAGTTGCTGTAATCTTATTGAGATTGACCCCGAGCGAGTTGCAAACGGAGACAAGTATGCATTTCCAGAGATGGGAATTGAGGAGGAACTGTGTGGGAAAGTAGTGGTGTTGCATGTAAAGAAATGa